tccgctctctctctgtgtcgcTCGCCCACTCGGTGTCACAGTGGGCGAGCACAGGTGAGGAGCATTTTGGGTAAGTTATGAGGTCATACGAtaagttaacacacacacactcagtaaacGCTGAGCGGCCGTGCGAGGATCAGTTAAAGttaaagccagagagagagagagagggagagggagggagggagggagggagagcagtgTGTGCTCAGTGGAAGTCCAGCACTGCAGcaaggcatgatgggaaatcCACAGTGCAgaagggaggggtgggggctgGGAGCAGCTGATAGGGTGTCTCAACTAACTGTGTCATTGGAGCTTgatcccccccaccccaacagagtccagagagggaggggggagagacagagacagggagggagggggagagagaagactTCAAGAAGTAAGAAGAAGTGAGAATGGACGAGCGgggagaaggacagaggacGTCTGTGGTGTCTTCTCCTTTAACAGCATCACTGATACagaaggaaacttaaaaacagcaggaagttGCTCAGCAGCCAAACGCTGCCACACACTGCTGTCGCTTCTAAATTCAGTGTGTTACTGGATAAATGTGACGTGATgagtgtgaggaggagaggaggaggagtggaggaggagtggagaagatgtggaggaggagtggaggaggagtggaggaggagaggaggaggagaggaggaggagtggaggaggagaggaggaggtgtggaggAGGAATGGAgaagatgtggaggaggagtggaggaggagtggaggaggagaggaggaggagaggaggaggagtggaggaggagaggaggaggtgtggaggaggagtggaggaggtgtgggggaggagtggaggagaagtggaggaggtgtggaggaggtgtggaggaggagtggaggaggagaggaggaggagaggaggaggtgtggaggaggagtggaggaggtgtggaggaggtgtggaggagtagtggaggaggtgtggaggaggagtggaggaggagaggaggaggagaggaggaggtgtggaggaggagtggaggaggtgtggaggaggagtggaggaggagtggaggaggtgtggaggaggagtggaggaggtgtggaggaggtgtggaggaggagaggaggaggtgtggaggaagtgcagaggaggagtggaggaggagtggaggaggtgtggaggaggtgtggaggaggagtggaggaggagtggaggaggttCTGACCGTCCAGTGAGAGCCAGTCCAGCTGAGAGCTCGGCAGAGAGCTGGCGTTCCTCGCTCGGTACTCGAACAGAACCGAAGAGGAAACGGAACCTCCGGACTCCAGGACCTGCAGACACACCAGACCGGCCTCGTGGGCTGAAAGAGCACACGCATCACGTCAGGTCAGTTATTAACCAAAGTCAATACACACGACACAAACCAGTTCAATCACACACTTTCCTGCTCAACTCGTCTTATTTTACTggatttttctctctgcagccacacaagaaaaaaatgtgtaagaCTCAGATTCTAAAGAAaaagttgttttctttcactcagTGATTGTTACTGCGTGTGTCAGGCGTGTGTCAGGCGTGTGTCAGGCGTGTGTCAGGCGTGTGTCAGACGTGTGTCAGACGTGTGCCAGGCGTGTGCCAGGCGTGTGTCAGACGTGTGTCAGGCGTGTGTCAGGCGTGTGTCAGGCGTGTGTCAGGCGTGTGTCAGGCGTGTGTCAGACGTGTGTCAGACGTGTGTCAGGCATGTGTCAGGCGTGTGTCCggcgtgtgtctgtgtaccGGGGCAGTAGCAGCGCAGCACTCCGGGCTGGATCAGCGATGCAGGGACGGTGCTCTGATCAAAAACACACGAGTATCGACCCGACAGCTCGCTCCATGGTCCTGTTATCAACACCTTCACACccccctgaacacacacacacacacacacgcacacacgcacacgcacacacacacgcacacacacacacgcacacacacagaagagacgATACCTGTTAACACAGAAACGggtaaacaacaacagtttCATAATAATGTTGTAGTAAACAGGTTATATCAAGTGTTTGGCCTGAGACCTCTCatctctgttaaaaaaaactatcaGTTATTTTGATTAATGATCGATCAGTTATTTTCCTGATCAGCTGTGAGCTCCTCCCACAGCTCAGAGACATGTGGAACCTGCAGCTGATCACAGGTGGTCACAGGTGACTGGTTACCTCAGGGTAGGACCACTCGGGGGAGAAGTCAGTGATGGAGGCGAGgcgggtggtggaggaggagggcagtgggtgagggaaggggaggaaggaggaggagggcgaggGCTGGGGGGGGACCACATATCGGACCCCCGCCGGGAACACGGCCGGGTTTGGCGGGGCGGAGGAACCAGGGACGGGGTGAGCTGAGACGGGATTGGCCTCCTCGGTGATGAGGTCAGAGATGAGGTCAGGAAACTGGCTGTCGAAGGAGATGTCGAGCTCCTCCCCTCCCCGTTCGCAgggctccacctcctcctccaggtgtgtgtccatgcaggTGTCCTCGGAGTCGCAGCCCGGCCTGCTCTCTTCCTTCACCTGAATTGGGGGCGTCGCCAGGTGAGCAGTAGCCATGGTAATGGCAACAGGGGTGGACACCCCGTTAGCTTTAGTGCTGGCAAAAAGCGACGACTGCTGCAGCACCAGGGGCTGATGGGATATCTGATCCAGGGCCTCAGGTGCAGACAGGTGATTACAGGACCGTCTCAGGACCAATGGCTGCTGTCCGTCGGCCTGTCGTCGCGTGTGATTGGCCGACTGAGTGGGATCGGTCGCCGAGTCTTGGCAAACCAGGAGCAGTGAAGCAGCggcacttcctgtctgttgcCGTGGCGACGAGGCAGAGGAGGCGTGGTTCTGCTGAAGAGGACGGACAGAGGCAGAAATCTGAGACTGTCAGTAAAAAGTTCACGTCAGAAACTGAAactcaaataaatatttcttcatAATTAACCTGCACATTATTAATCACTTAAACTTTGTGTCCTCACCTGCAGCAGAGCCAGCTTGGTGGGAGGAGCGCTGCCTtcgtcttcatcatcatcgtctCTTCTGTCCTTCACCTGTTCATCTTCTCCTGCCTCTTCTGCCCCCACCTCCGACGCCCCCAGAGCTCCCAGTTCTAGGCAGAGGGGGAGGATGGGTGGAGCTACGGAGGAGGTgggggacagggagagagagggagggggtgggagggaggaTGAAGGTGGGGAGgacagtgaagaagaggaggagagggggagggctGAGTCTCTCCGGTCTgcctctgaggaggaggagagggaggagagtgaggaTGGAGGGGAgacggaggagggagggatggaggtgggggagagggagagagcgagggaaGGGGAAGATAGAGGGGACGAGGAACAGAGGACAGGGGAGGGagtagaggaggagggaggagggggaccGCCGTATGTCTGCCCCTGTTTGGGGGAGTTGAGGAAGGAGTCGGGGTCGAAggcgggagagagagatgagggaggcGTGGGTggtgaaggggaggaggagggagagggagagggaggggaagtgGTGACAGGAGCAGGAGGGGAGCGgagggaggcggaggaggaggtgttagaggaggagggggtgaggagCAGGCCTCCAATGacaggagaggggagaagggtAAGGGAAAGGGTGGCCACCCCTGGCGCATGcacaggaggaggggggagggaggagggagcaggtgaggaggaggaggaggaagagggtggggaggggggggcaggcTTGCTGGCAGaaggggtgagggtgggggagAGCAGTAGCTGGCCAGATCGGGTGAGTGATAGGCCCCTCCTCTCGCCCGGCTCCTCGCCTCTGACCCTGCCTCCCCCTTGCCCCCCACTTCCTCCTGTGATTGCGGTGGTAGTCGCCATGACGATCACAGCGTTCTGGGGCAGCGCCACCGTCGTCAGGTTGCCACGGTGGTCGCCGTAGAAGCTGTTGCTGTGGTTACTCATGGTGACGGCGCCTCTCTGGGGCTGAGGGGGAGACGAGGCTGAGCTACAAAACAAAGACGCAGAGGTCACATGACACTTTGCTGACACGTGTTTATTTCCACATGTAGCAGTCACAGTAACAACacggcctgtgtgtgtgtgtgtgtgtgtgtgtgtgagataactGACAGGTCTCAGGGTCAGcacagttgtttgtgtgttagcataatgttgtttgtgtgttagctgtGAGAGAAATACTCAGGTAAAGGATTTGAAAATATAACCTGTGTCCTCTCCGGCTTTCCGTACATCCCAGAAAGTGAAAAGCAGTGCAGGTGACTTACGTGGAGGAGGGGCAGGGAGACGAAGCAGGGCTGCTCTGAGCCTGGAGGTGAGGCAGTTtggcttctcctcctcctcccccccctctccctgcctcccccGCCTCAGAGGACAGCAGGTAGGGGGAGGGTccacaggaggagggaggcagtTTGGGGGAGATGATGCGATGCTTGGTGCTGTTACAGCGGTGGGGAATGTTAACTCCTGAAgaaactgcagacacagagataCGGGACGAGGCGGTTAGTCTAACTCAGAGTGATGTCACGgtgatgtcacagtgatgtcGCGGCACGGTGTGTTACCCTGGGCGGTGGTgcagagacaggtgtgtgtgcgaggCTGTGGTTTGGTTCTCTGTCGGTCCAGGATGTGTTGAACCAGCTCCTCGATACTGAAATCACCTGAACCCACCGAGCACTTCATACTGTGAActgagagcaggaggtggaACAGTCAGTGAACTGTAACACAAACACGCAGAACGTGAACCACAATCTGAGGAGAACATGTACTGCGTGAACCACAACATGTAAACCTGCGAGGCTCATCGTACACATGGGCTTCAGCTGGTTCAGCAGGTCGTCTCGGCTCCACCTCACGCTGTCGTGACGGTCGGCCACTGCACACAGCAGAGGACTGCATTTCCCAGAATCCTCCAAGGACGGCACATTCAGGTAGTGGACCAGCACAATGTCTGGgttctgtgagagagagacacacacacacacacacgggggagaggggggggtgAAGGACGTTTTCCTGATGTTTTGAACCATCGTAGTGAGGACACCtctgcactgtatgtgtgtgtgagtgagtgtgtgtgtgtgtgtgtgagtgtgagtgtgtgagtgtgagtgtgtgtgtgtgtgtgtgtgtgtgtgtgtgtgtgtgtgagtgtgtgtgagtgtgtgtgagtgagtgtgagtgagtgtgtgtgtgtgagtgtgtgtgtgtgtgtgtgtgtacctgcagcagccaatagCATCGTCTGTGGAATGTTGGCACAATGGAGGAATGGACGTAGCAGCCATACAGGCACTGAAACAACAGATGAACGTGGATTAGCATCAGTTAGCATCGCTGACTCATCGATGCTAACACTGAACACTTATTAAACGATACTGATGATCTGACTGTGAGTGgctggactctgaggacactgaggacaCAGGACTCTGAGGACTCTGAGAACTCTGAGGACTCTGAGGActctgaggacactgaggactctgaggactctgaggacactgaggactCTGAGGACTCTgcctgtgtgacagtgtgacgTGATGTTTTCCACCAGCTGAACCGACTCAGGctcagctctgctgtgtttaaCAGAATATTAACTataaacagaggaaatgagtgTGAAGCTGAAAATCCTcgtgtctgcagctgcagctctaaCGTTACTGCTGCAGGCTTCAGTGTAACTAATGAACAGTGATATTCAGTGAGTCCTGCAGGGGGAGCTGTTCACTGTAGACCAGGGCTCTGCAGACCTCCATGCCCTGGACCTTCAGCTTCATGTGGTCCTCTCTCGTCGTTTTTCcatccttccttttcttccagCAGTATCCGTCCTTCCTGTACTTCACCTTCTTTCTGTTGTACAGGATGATGCTGCCGTTCTTCGGcctgagagacacaaacagcagtgacagagtCAGAAAACAGCTCTGCCGTGATCCGCCTTCAGGTAACCTGTGAAAGACACTGTGTCCACAGGTTGTGCGGCCCTCAGCTGTGTCTGACAGGCCTGTTCGGAGGCTGTACCTGGTTTTCAGGCTGCAGGAGAGCCACTCGTCATGTCTGTCAAACGATATGAGGTAAGAAGCAATCTCCTGcagagacaagagacaaagacaaagcatCAGTTTCTGTGCAGGCTTTTACTTCCTGAAGCATCAGAGCTGCACATGAACACCTGAGGTAAGAGGCTCAGACTCACCTTCCATCTCAGGTTATAATGTGAGTGCGTATATTTTTCAGTGTGGTTTTATAAAGTCAAATAAACTTTATCAActgtttctgcagaaaaaaagcttCTTAAATTTATTTCAGGAAGCAGCGAGTTGTGGGCGTGGAACAGCTGCTCTACATCTCACTGTGTTCTGCAGCATTCACTGAGAACACACCGAGGAAAACCACAGCCACAGGTGTTTACAGTACTGATTAACCTGCTGATCACTTTGACAGAACATCAGAAACCTGTGAAACTCCAACGTGACTCAATTAactatgacaaagaaaaacatggagGCTTCATATGTTTGACACTTTGCTGTAAAAGCTGCTGGTGATTCGTTTTCTTTCAGTCGACCGATCACTCAAaccaaaagacagacagaaacaaggcGTAcgtgtgtccacatactttaggCCACATAGTGTACACAGCGTctctgtccagcagcagcactgaaataaaactgCTGCTTATGCTcatgtaattattatttatctgCAGCAGTAAACAAAGGACAGTGACGACGCTCCGACAGCTCAGTCTGTTTACTGTCCTTTAAATCTGGTCTTATCACGGTTTTATTTTGGGTCTTCCTGCTGTGGAGTCTGAGGAAGACGTGAGTTGTGCCTAAATACAAACACTCACCTCGTTAGTGTTCCACCTCAGCCGCTCGTTAGGCAGACTGGACGAGCGAGGGAGACACTCCAGCAGCTTGTTAGGAAGAAACACCTTCCTCTGTCCTTtattctctgcagacacacagagggacagatgtAAGGCTCAGAGTGAGGAGACATCACCACGTCAGAAAGGTGAGACACCTGTCGACAGCACGCTGACCCTCAGGAGTGTGTCCGCCCTGCTTCACCAAGCTAACAGGAGCCTCGCTCGTCTGTAGACGAGTCAGTCGACTGAATGTCTGTCATTAAAACACGGTTCGTTTAAATCTGATTACACctgcacagacagcagcagtcagtcatGTTCTCAGCTACAGGCTGAAATCAGCATCGAAGAAGAAAACGATCCAGACTGGTTTTAGTCTGGGTAACTCCACGTACGCAGGGCGGCACCCCGGAGTCTCTCTGACATCATCAACACCAGGCTGTTACCGTAGCAACAGAGCCGGAGCTGTCCATGCAC
The sequence above is drawn from the Toxotes jaculatrix isolate fToxJac2 chromosome 23, fToxJac2.pri, whole genome shotgun sequence genome and encodes:
- the camta2 gene encoding calmodulin-binding transcription activator 2 isoform X1, with the translated sequence MSNKEMVSTETENKGQRKVFLPNKLLECLPRSSSLPNERLRWNTNEEIASYLISFDRHDEWLSCSLKTRPKNGSIILYNRKKVKYRKDGYCWKKRKDGKTTREDHMKLKVQGMECLYGCYVHSSIVPTFHRRCYWLLQNPDIVLVHYLNVPSLEDSGKCSPLLCAVADRHDSVRWSRDDLLNQLKPMCTMSLAVHSMKCSVGSGDFSIEELVQHILDRQRTKPQPRTHTCLCTTAQVSSGVNIPHRCNSTKHRIISPKLPPSSCGPSPYLLSSEAGEAGRGGGGGGEAKLPHLQAQSSPASSPCPSSTSASSPPQPQRGAVTMSNHSNSFYGDHRGNLTTVALPQNAVIVMATTTAITGGSGGQGGGRVRGEEPGERRGLSLTRSGQLLLSPTLTPSASKPAPPSPPSSSSSSSPAPSSLPPPPVHAPGVATLSLTLLPSPVIGGLLLTPSSSNTSSSASLRSPPAPVTTSPPSPSPSSSPSPPTPPSSLSPAFDPDSFLNSPKQGQTYGGPPPPSSSTPSPVLCSSSPLSSPSLALSLSPTSIPPSSVSPPSSLSSLSSSSEADRRDSALPLSSSSSLSSPPSSSLPPPPSLSLSPTSSVAPPILPLCLELGALGASEVGAEEAGEDEQVKDRRDDDDEDEGSAPPTKLALLQSQISASVRPLQQNHASSASSPRQQTGSAAASLLLVCQDSATDPTQSANHTRRQADGQQPLVLRRSCNHLSAPEALDQISHQPLVLQQSSLFASTKANGVSTPVAITMATAHLATPPIQVKEESRPGCDSEDTCMDTHLEEEVEPCERGGEELDISFDSQFPDLISDLITEEANPVSAHPVPGSSAPPNPAVFPAGVRYVVPPQPSPSSSFLPFPHPLPSSSTTRLASITDFSPEWSYPEGGVKVLITGPWSELSGRYSCVFDQSTVPASLIQPGVLRCYCPAHEAGLVCLQVLESGGSVSSSVLFEYRARNASSLPSSQLDWLSLDDNQFRMSILERLEQMERRMAEMAARDSNQPQQQQHPQQHGNQLATPPPPPLPEDQEQSSQWFERRIVGVCERMMRVGRWGGGGGGGGGGGGGGERLHHSVRHRGMTLLHLAAAQGYTHLIHTLIHWRSFNSDSLDLEQEVDPLNVDHFSCTPLMWACALGHQRAAELLYSWNSLALGIPDSLGRLPLAVARSRGHTRLATALEELHTHTRMTSRDAHTPATPQPQLPLSPLSSSPDTGLSSSSSLPSPSDPSCPSPSSAYSSGPAPMDTSPSSPSSPSSSPSSLPMSPPSASSLPLMSVWGEEPDAGFSTGLNPGASADSPLHLMDYESASPSHTHIYTRAHAHSAGGRQSHTAAALEEQLLSYSENAENEGEEEEYLEEEVLQVDMATLAEQIIEATPERIKQEDFPRGAESPLRERRDNPAIQDTWLATYLNTVDAHTHSPPRRVCPPSPLSTLALQRLRPPSSAAWAEFLNASANGKMERDFALLTLTDGEQRELYEAARIIQNAFRRYKGRRLKEQQDMAAAVIQRCYRKYKQYALYKKMTQAAILIQSKFRSYYEQKRFQQSRRAAVLIQQYYRSYKEYERLKQAPRGAASHNPKIKGSFLTKKQDQAARKIMRFLRRCRHRIKELKQTRELERRGLTT
- the camta2 gene encoding calmodulin-binding transcription activator 2 isoform X3, with protein sequence MSNKEMVSTETENKGQRKVFLPNKLLECLPRSSSLPNERLRWNTNEEIASYLISFDRHDEWLSCSLKTRPKNGSIILYNRKKVKYRKDGYCWKKRKDGKTTREDHMKLKVQGMECLYGCYVHSSIVPTFHRRCYWLLQNPDIVLVHYLNVPSLEDSGKCSPLLCAVADRHDSVRWSRDDLLNQLKPMCTMSLAVHSMKCSVGSGDFSIEELVQHILDRQRTKPQPRTHTCLCTTAQVSSGVNIPHRCNSTKHRIISPKLPPSSCGPSPYLLSSEAGEAGRGGGGGGEAKLPHLQAQSSPASSPCPSSTSASSPPQPQRGAVTMSNHSNSFYGDHRGNLTTVALPQNAVIVMATTTAITGGSGGQGGGRVRGEEPGERRGLSLTRSGQLLLSPTLTPSASKPAPPSPPSSSSSSSPAPSSLPPPPVHAPGVATLSLTLLPSPVIGGLLLTPSSSNTSSSASLRSPPAPVTTSPPSPSPSSSPSPPTPPSSLSPAFDPDSFLNSPKQGQTYGGPPPPSSSTPSPVLCSSSPLSSPSLALSLSPTSIPPSSVSPPSSLSSLSSSSEADRRDSALPLSSSSSLSSPPSSSLPPPPSLSLSPTSSVAPPILPLCLELGALGASEVGAEEAGEDEQVKDRRDDDDEDEGSAPPTKLALLQQNHASSASSPRQQTGSAAASLLLVCQDSATDPTQSANHTRRQADGQQPLVLRRSCNHLSAPEALDQISHQPLVLQQSSLFASTKANGVSTPVAITMATAHLATPPIQVKEESRPGCDSEDTCMDTHLEEEVEPCERGGEELDISFDSQFPDLISDLITEEANPVSAHPVPGSSAPPNPAVFPAGVRYVVPPQPSPSSSFLPFPHPLPSSSTTRLASITDFSPEWSYPEGGVKVLITGPWSELSGRYSCVFDQSTVPASLIQPGVLRCYCPAHEAGLVCLQVLESGGSVSSSVLFEYRARNASSLPSSQLDWLSLDDNQFRMSILERLEQMERRMAEMAARDSNQPQQQQHPQQHGNQLATPPPPPLPEDQEQSSQWFERRIVGVCERMMRVGRWGGGGGGGGGGGGGGERLHHSVRHRGMTLLHLAAAQGYTHLIHTLIHWRSFNSDSLDLEQEVDPLNVDHFSCTPLMWACALGHQRAAELLYSWNSLALGIPDSLGRLPLAVARSRGHTRLATALEELHTHTRMTSRDAHTPATPQPQLPLSPLSSSPDTGLSSSSSLPSPSDPSCPSPSSAYSSGPAPMDTSPSSPSSPSSSPSSLPMSPPSASSLPLMSVWGEEPDAGFSTGLNPGASADSPLHLMDYESASPSHTHIYTRAHAHSAGGRQSHTAAALEEQLLSYSENAENEGEEEEYLEEEVLQVDMATLAEQIIEATPERIKQEDFPRGAESPLRERRDNPAIQDTWLATYLNTVDAHTHSPPRRVCPPSPLSTLALQRLRPPSSAAWAEFLNASANGKMERDFALLTLTDGEQRELYEAARIIQNAFRRYKGRRLKEQQDMAAAVIQRCYRKYKQYALYKKMTQAAILIQSKFRSYYEQKRFQQSRRAAVLIQQYYRSYKEYERLKQAPRGAASHNPKIKGSFLTKKQDQAARKIMRFLRRCRHRIKELKQTRELERRGLTT
- the camta2 gene encoding calmodulin-binding transcription activator 2 isoform X5, whose product is MSNKEMVSTETENKGQRKVFLPNKLLECLPRSSSLPNERLRWNTNEEIASYLISFDRHDEWLSCSLKTRPKNGSIILYNRKKVKYRKDGYCWKKRKDGKTTREDHMKLKVQGMECLYGCYVHSSIVPTFHRRCYWLLQNPDIVLVHYLNVPSLEDSGKCSPLLCAVADRHDSVRWSRDDLLNQLKPMFHSMKCSVGSGDFSIEELVQHILDRQRTKPQPRTHTCLCTTAQVSSGVNIPHRCNSTKHRIISPKLPPSSCGPSPYLLSSEAGEAGRGGGGGGEAKLPHLQAQSSPASSPCPSSTSASSPPQPQRGAVTMSNHSNSFYGDHRGNLTTVALPQNAVIVMATTTAITGGSGGQGGGRVRGEEPGERRGLSLTRSGQLLLSPTLTPSASKPAPPSPPSSSSSSSPAPSSLPPPPVHAPGVATLSLTLLPSPVIGGLLLTPSSSNTSSSASLRSPPAPVTTSPPSPSPSSSPSPPTPPSSLSPAFDPDSFLNSPKQGQTYGGPPPPSSSTPSPVLCSSSPLSSPSLALSLSPTSIPPSSVSPPSSLSSLSSSSEADRRDSALPLSSSSSLSSPPSSSLPPPPSLSLSPTSSVAPPILPLCLELGALGASEVGAEEAGEDEQVKDRRDDDDEDEGSAPPTKLALLQQNHASSASSPRQQTGSAAASLLLVCQDSATDPTQSANHTRRQADGQQPLVLRRSCNHLSAPEALDQISHQPLVLQQSSLFASTKANGVSTPVAITMATAHLATPPIQVKEESRPGCDSEDTCMDTHLEEEVEPCERGGEELDISFDSQFPDLISDLITEEANPVSAHPVPGSSAPPNPAVFPAGVRYVVPPQPSPSSSFLPFPHPLPSSSTTRLASITDFSPEWSYPEGGVKVLITGPWSELSGRYSCVFDQSTVPASLIQPGVLRCYCPAHEAGLVCLQVLESGGSVSSSVLFEYRARNASSLPSSQLDWLSLDDNQFRMSILERLEQMERRMAEMAARDSNQPQQQQHPQQHGNQLATPPPPPLPEDQEQSSQWFERRIVGVCERMMRVGRWGGGGGGGGGGGGGGERLHHSVRHRGMTLLHLAAAQGYTHLIHTLIHWRSFNSDSLDLEQEVDPLNVDHFSCTPLMWACALGHQRAAELLYSWNSLALGIPDSLGRLPLAVARSRGHTRLATALEELHTHTRMTSRDAHTPATPQPQLPLSPLSSSPDTGLSSSSSLPSPSDPSCPSPSSAYSSGPAPMDTSPSSPSSPSSSPSSLPMSPPSASSLPLMSVWGEEPDAGFSTGLNPGASADSPLHLMDYESASPSHTHIYTRAHAHSAGGRQSHTAAALEEQLLSYSENAENEGEEEEYLEEEVLQVDMATLAEQIIEATPERIKQEDFPRGAESPLRERRDNPAIQDTWLATYLNTVDAHTHSPPRRVCPPSPLSTLALQRLRPPSSAAWAEFLNASANGKMERDFALLTLTDGEQRELYEAARIIQNAFRRYKGRRLKEQQDMAAAVIQRCYRKYKQYALYKKMTQAAILIQSKFRSYYEQKRFQQSRRAAVLIQQYYRSYKEYERLKQAPRGAASHNPKIKGSFLTKKQDQAARKIMRFLRRCRHRIKELKQTRELERRGLTT
- the camta2 gene encoding calmodulin-binding transcription activator 2 isoform X2: MSNKEMVSTETENKGQRKVFLPNKLLECLPRSSSLPNERLRWNTNEEIASYLISFDRHDEWLSCSLKTRPKNGSIILYNRKKVKYRKDGYCWKKRKDGKTTREDHMKLKVQGMECLYGCYVHSSIVPTFHRRCYWLLQNPDIVLVHYLNVPSLEDSGKCSPLLCAVADRHDSVRWSRDDLLNQLKPMFHSMKCSVGSGDFSIEELVQHILDRQRTKPQPRTHTCLCTTAQVSSGVNIPHRCNSTKHRIISPKLPPSSCGPSPYLLSSEAGEAGRGGGGGGEAKLPHLQAQSSPASSPCPSSTSASSPPQPQRGAVTMSNHSNSFYGDHRGNLTTVALPQNAVIVMATTTAITGGSGGQGGGRVRGEEPGERRGLSLTRSGQLLLSPTLTPSASKPAPPSPPSSSSSSSPAPSSLPPPPVHAPGVATLSLTLLPSPVIGGLLLTPSSSNTSSSASLRSPPAPVTTSPPSPSPSSSPSPPTPPSSLSPAFDPDSFLNSPKQGQTYGGPPPPSSSTPSPVLCSSSPLSSPSLALSLSPTSIPPSSVSPPSSLSSLSSSSEADRRDSALPLSSSSSLSSPPSSSLPPPPSLSLSPTSSVAPPILPLCLELGALGASEVGAEEAGEDEQVKDRRDDDDEDEGSAPPTKLALLQSQISASVRPLQQNHASSASSPRQQTGSAAASLLLVCQDSATDPTQSANHTRRQADGQQPLVLRRSCNHLSAPEALDQISHQPLVLQQSSLFASTKANGVSTPVAITMATAHLATPPIQVKEESRPGCDSEDTCMDTHLEEEVEPCERGGEELDISFDSQFPDLISDLITEEANPVSAHPVPGSSAPPNPAVFPAGVRYVVPPQPSPSSSFLPFPHPLPSSSTTRLASITDFSPEWSYPEGGVKVLITGPWSELSGRYSCVFDQSTVPASLIQPGVLRCYCPAHEAGLVCLQVLESGGSVSSSVLFEYRARNASSLPSSQLDWLSLDDNQFRMSILERLEQMERRMAEMAARDSNQPQQQQHPQQHGNQLATPPPPPLPEDQEQSSQWFERRIVGVCERMMRVGRWGGGGGGGGGGGGGGERLHHSVRHRGMTLLHLAAAQGYTHLIHTLIHWRSFNSDSLDLEQEVDPLNVDHFSCTPLMWACALGHQRAAELLYSWNSLALGIPDSLGRLPLAVARSRGHTRLATALEELHTHTRMTSRDAHTPATPQPQLPLSPLSSSPDTGLSSSSSLPSPSDPSCPSPSSAYSSGPAPMDTSPSSPSSPSSSPSSLPMSPPSASSLPLMSVWGEEPDAGFSTGLNPGASADSPLHLMDYESASPSHTHIYTRAHAHSAGGRQSHTAAALEEQLLSYSENAENEGEEEEYLEEEVLQVDMATLAEQIIEATPERIKQEDFPRGAESPLRERRDNPAIQDTWLATYLNTVDAHTHSPPRRVCPPSPLSTLALQRLRPPSSAAWAEFLNASANGKMERDFALLTLTDGEQRELYEAARIIQNAFRRYKGRRLKEQQDMAAAVIQRCYRKYKQYALYKKMTQAAILIQSKFRSYYEQKRFQQSRRAAVLIQQYYRSYKEYERLKQAPRGAASHNPKIKGSFLTKKQDQAARKIMRFLRRCRHRIKELKQTRELERRGLTT